The Flavobacteriales bacterium DNA segment GGGATTGCCTCAGCGCAGGGGCTCCATTCGATAATCCTGCTTCTATCGGGGTTTTCAATGGAGTTGGCCAGTTGGAAGAAGTCTTCAGTTTCGACTCTCCTTTCATCACCCCGGTTGAGACAACGGTGGATTTCTCATGTACCGATATCAATGCTTCCGCCTGCGTGGAAAAAGGGGTTTACATACAGACCATCAATCTACCTCCCAATGCGACCGGATACTACATCGCCTATCAGCGATGCTGTCGCAACAGCACCATTCAGAATCTGGTCAACCCGGATGAGTTCGGAGCGACCTATGCGGCATTCATTCCACCTGCATCCTTGGCGGAGGGAAATAGCAGTCCGGTGTTCAATGATCTGCCACCCATAGGCCTATGCAGTGATCTGCCTTTTTCATTCGATCATGGAGCTACTGATGCAGATGGCGATTCACTTGTTTATGAATTCTGTACACCCTACAATGGCGCTTCTCAGGATGTACCCCAACCGGCCAGTCCTTCTTCACCTCCGTGGAGTACAGTCGCTTGGGCTGGAGGCTTCGGGGTGGATTATCAGATCTCCTCTGACCCCGAATTCACCATAGATCCACAGACTGGACTGATGGAGGGCACACCAGATGAGCTCGGGCAATATGTGATGGGAGTATGTGTCAAGGAATATAGGGACGGCCAGCTCCTCAGCGAGGTCCGTAGGGATTTCCAGTTCAATGTTGTCGCTTGTCCTTCGGCTATACTAGCCTCTTTCTCTGATCTGAGTTTTGGAATTTACTGTGAAGGAATAGAAATAGAATTCGAGAATCTCAGTGCCAATGCAGATGATTTCCTCTGGAATTTCGGGGATGGTTTTTCCAGTACGGAATTCCAACCTACGCATACATTCAATGGAGTAGGGGAGTATACGGTGATGCTGATCAGCCAACCTGGAGACCCGTGTGCAGATACCAGCACAGTGGTCTATGAAGTAGCTCCTAATCCTTCACCACTCATTATGGAACCGGAATTGGTCTGTCCAGACAATGCATACGATATCTCTGTGGCAGGAGAACTCACCGATGTGGTGGCCTATGTTTGGAACATCGACAGTCCGGATGGACCGGAGTTCTTCGATCAAAATCTGGAGGCCATCCAATTCTCATCGCCCGGTCTTACCTATATCGATGTATCGGTGTTCAATAGCAATGGATGTGCAGGAGAGTATACACTACCATTCACCGTACCTGATCCCCCGGTAGCCACCATCGCAACGGTATTTGATGCATGCCAGGGCTTGACCATTGAATTCGAGAGTCTGAGCCAATTCAGCGACTACCTATCGTGGGACTTTGGAGATCCTGGCAATCCAGTGACTTCAAGCGCGGCCAATCCTACCCATAACTTCAGCCAATCAGGGCTATTCACCGTCACCTTGACGGCCGGCTCTGATGTGGCCTGTCCGGATGAAACGAGCATGGAGGTGGAGGTGAATCCCGATCTTGAGATCGACCTACTGCCTATCGAACCTCAGTGCCTGCCGGGAAATGCATTCACCTTCGAGGCCATAGGTAACTATACAGATAACGCCACTTTCGTCTGGTCCTTCGATGATTCAGGAATAGCCGAATCCACGGCAGAGAATCCGGGCACCGTCACCTTCGATGAAGAGGGGACCTATCAGGTGATGCTTACTGTCACGGAAGGTTCCTGTCAAGCAGCCGATGGTGAATACGTCTATGTGGTCGATGTATTGGATGTGGATTTCGTTACAGAATCGGCAGGTTGCGCACCCTATGAGGCCTATTTCTTCGACCAGACCACCGGTGGTGCTGACAATAACTATTCATGGAACTTCGGTGATGAGACCGGAGCAGATTTTCCGGGGAGTGTAGGACATACCTATAACCAACCGGGCAA contains these protein-coding regions:
- a CDS encoding PKD domain-containing protein, with translation MCRWLLISLLVVFSFDLKSFHIVGGEITYQYLGNDTYEVTLIVYRDCLSAGAPFDNPASIGVFNGVGQLEEVFSFDSPFITPVETTVDFSCTDINASACVEKGVYIQTINLPPNATGYYIAYQRCCRNSTIQNLVNPDEFGATYAAFIPPASLAEGNSSPVFNDLPPIGLCSDLPFSFDHGATDADGDSLVYEFCTPYNGASQDVPQPASPSSPPWSTVAWAGGFGVDYQISSDPEFTIDPQTGLMEGTPDELGQYVMGVCVKEYRDGQLLSEVRRDFQFNVVACPSAILASFSDLSFGIYCEGIEIEFENLSANADDFLWNFGDGFSSTEFQPTHTFNGVGEYTVMLISQPGDPCADTSTVVYEVAPNPSPLIMEPELVCPDNAYDISVAGELTDVVAYVWNIDSPDGPEFFDQNLEAIQFSSPGLTYIDVSVFNSNGCAGEYTLPFTVPDPPVATIATVFDACQGLTIEFESLSQFSDYLSWDFGDPGNPVTSSAANPTHNFSQSGLFTVTLTAGSDVACPDETSMEVEVNPDLEIDLLPIEPQCLPGNAFTFEAIGNYTDNATFVWSFDDSGIAESTAENPGTVTFDEEGTYQVMLTVTEGSCQAADGEYVYVVDVLDVDFVTESAGCAPYEAYFFDQTTGGADNNYSWNFGDETGADFPGSVGHTYNQPGNYTVTLTVESTFGCLGQETLTVENAIIVSPSPTADFILDPPFSDINSPSVQVTSTALGAEECVYLVEGNPPVFDCDFTQEFLTGGEYTITQVVTNEYGCEDRLEAPFRVNGHAFYAPNAITLNQDGLNDFFLPIVAGEIEEYRMVIFDRWGKVLFETDEVGVPWVPEYAHVGMHAYKVWVRDSYNTRELYEGTFLLLR